The nucleotide window aaaaagtaatatatCCTCAAATCGTGTCAGATCCACACCTTACCACAAGAACCACACAGGCAGAATCATCACATGTATTGCATGATTAGGCCTAAGTAAAGCAGTTCTGCTAAAGTCACTAGGTCAATTTACATAATTAAGTCCAAGTGGATATATGAGTGTTTATAGACCTCAGGCCACTGAGTCCTCCCatgtgctccagcagcaggtCAGCTGTTGTCCTTGAGAGGTGGGATTTCGGTAAAACGTTTAGATACCCAAAAATCAGAGGAGATGCAACCAAACACATTGGCACTGGATCCAGATGGCAGAAATCATTAATCAAGAAAACATCTGAGTTGAATGCAGTGTTTGGGTAATGCCTTTTAATTCTGAGAAAGGAATCTAAAGCTTGGAGAGGAGAGGTGCCTCCATACACTGGCGGTTACGTGCTGTCCTACCCACATCAGGAGCAGCACCCCTCTCACAGCCTGACCCAGGATGGTGTGAGGAGGACCTGCCAGTCCTGAACAGCCGTACACCAACACATCTGAACAGGTACGGACCACTCTGCCAGCTCGGAGCAGAGGTGGAACCAGTGCTTGACTTTCTGCCCCTTGCTGAGTACACACACCATTGCACGTGTAGATTGCCTGCACAGAGCcagagcaaagagaaggaagggcaTCTCAGCATCAATATAAAGCCAAGAAAACCTTCACACTAAGCTGCCTAAGGGGTGCTTTAAGCACAGAGAGGCCGCCCCTGCACCAAAGCATCCACATTGAAGCAGCCACCTCTAAACACATAAGATGAAGGATCAAGACCCTCCCTTGAGGGCTCTTACAGCTCTTCCTTGCAAAAGCTGAGAAAGACTCGTTATGCCCTGCTTTAGCAAAGCCAAAGCTGGTGCTGCTTTCCACTACCTGACTTTTAGACAGGGACCTCATAGTTAAAAGCACTTCCCTGCAAAGTGGTAAGTCCAGGAGTCCTGCGTCCCAAACTGAGGCACTGTAATGTCTCAGCCCCCACTGAGTAGTTACCTCCCCACATAGCATTGATGCTTGGACACAGGTTGTCAGGCGCGTGCTTGTGTCTTGGAGCATGAACTGCTATGATCACATCCCTTTCCCAGTGGATTTGTGAAAGCACATGTGAGCTGTTACTGCCTCTATTTATTGTAGtggaaataaaaccttttgTAATACTGATTGCCGTCTCATTTTCTTGTAAGTTCTGCCTCCATCTTTTTTTGACTTGACTGTAAGTACTACTGCTGTATTTCTCACTTGTGTGTCATCTTTTTTTGCTACgtattttttattccaaaattaTAATATTCTCTTGTTCAAAAATCTTGAATATAAGCATAAAAAGCCAGGGCATTCCTCAGTAATTTTCTCCACATCCTAGTTTGTTTTGCTCCTGATTCTCCCTGAAGAATTTTTCCTTGATATCAAAATCACTTCTAAACCTAGCCCTTGTGTGTTTACTGAAATGTAAACATAATTGACAATcatcaaaatcatcatcttgAAATTACAACCCACTTGCTAATTTGCACTGTACTGAATGCTCCCTTGGTTATACAGGTATATTTGCTTTGTGATAAAGAATGCTtggaagtgttttctttaaacaaagtGATTTGCTTAGGTTATGGGgcagttttcaaaagcatctgAACACCTAATACTTACTTGATTCACTAACTCTTTCCATACATCACTTAAAGCTTGGAAGAAGCAGCATCCTGTGAAACAGCAAACCTGACTCATTGGTCTGGAAGAAGAACATAGGCAATTCCACAGATGCCAATAGTTTAACATGTTCACCCCTCCTTCTATAATAGTAGAGGTGTGAAGACATAGATCAACAAGCAGATAAAATTCAGGACTAGAACCATTTCTACTTCCTCTCTACACAGATCTTCTAGTTAATGGCAAAAATTCAGACCTGatatttcttccccatgagagcggtgaggcagtggcacatgttgcccagggaagctgtggctgccccatccctggaggtgttccaggccaggttggatggggccttgggcagcctgatccagtgggatgtccctgcccatggcaggggggttggaactagatgatctttaaggtcccttccaacccaaactattctatgattctatgattctatgattgattctataattctatatcAGTTTGCtagtgtttgtttattttactagAGTAAGTTAGActaatgtattttcttgcttgttGAGGGGTgtgcagaaaaggaaggtctACACCAATGTTCACACTGGCAAAGGTGCATCTCAGTTTTCCAGTTCCTTACAGCTTCATGCACTACAATGAACTGTTTGCATTCCTGAAAGCATCATTTTGGCTGTTCTGATACTGCCTGACACCTTCCTAGGAGATACATCACCAGTGCAACAGCTATGATATTGTTTTGCTGTCACTACTGTATTGCTGTGACCAGTAGAAGTTACACATAACATATGAGGTTCCCTCGTCTTCTACAAGACATGCTCGAGCTTGCATTGAGAGGCCTTACCTCTGGCTGCAGTAGTAAGGAGAGAGGCATGGCATGAGTGTCCCTGGGAAATGAAACAGCTGATGCTAATGTCCAAAAAGTCGTGTTTATTACCTGGCATGCAATTAACCAATCTCACACAACAAGTTGACACATTGATTTTATTACAGACTTGCATAAGTCTTGATGCTGGGTGAATTTTCCACAAATCTTAGCATATTTGACAGGAACGTCTGTACTCAATTTGTTAAAACAGTTACAGAGTGAATACATGCCAAGTATTTGCCTCTACGAATGATTGGTTAGTGATTATACGAAGTTACAGGTGATTTTATCATGCATGTTAAGCGAGTAGGGGATCTGCTTCTACAGGGGGTGTTTCTTATGTTCCTTTGCCAAGTTGGCAGACCTGATTACAGGGCTTGATTAATGTTGTCCTCCCCTAATGCAGATGTCCGGGATGTTCTATATCAGATCTTCTGAGTCCTTTATTCTCTAATTAGTACAAGGCCCAGATGTGCGGGACATATTTTACCAGGTTCTCTGGgtgctttgttcttttaattagcACAAAGTTTGCTATACAGTTTGATTTAATATTAACACATATTAGCCTGTTCTATTGTTTGCTTACCATGATGTTTAGAACAGCATCCTTTTCTGCAGTACTAAGATAAGAGGGTCCACTTTATCCATGCTTGAGCACAGAGTAACTGAGAACAAGCTCTAGCCCACATGTCTGAACCAAATGCCCATTAGCTGTTGAAGTAAATTAGATTGTTTCCTGGAGACcatctttggttttatttcatctgaAAGGAATCCAGCTCAGAAGATTCAAGACAACTGTTCAATATGAAGCCAAGGTGGTGAAAATGGGATCAAGAACGAAACTTGCTCTCAAACACACATCCTTCACCTGGACTAAAGTTATGATGTTGCTGTACCCCTGGTACAGCTGAATATGATCACTGAAGAGCTTTTGAATTGCTGTTTCCTGCACAGCAATTCTTCCACAGACAGGTACCCTGCAGAGTGAAACAGagggagcagcacaggaggcaaaacagactcagctttattcctattttttctgCTGGTGCAAATTAGACCTTCATGCAGAAAAGCTACTGAACATCAGTGTGCATGGACCCATCACTTCCTTCATAAGCCAAAGTCAACAAAGAATCTCTCCCACCACACTTCATTTTATTCCCCTAAGTAGTTTTGATACAGTCactcctagaaaaaaaaaaaatcagacaaattaagataaaaattaCAAGAAACACATGCCCCCTGTAGATGTCTCCAGCAACTCAAAGAAAATTGTGTCATCAGTATAACCAAGGAAAACAGCTTGGTGTGCTCGAGAAGTTCATGCCTTCCATCCCGCATAGCCTGATTCAAACCCCACAGGAGAGAGCTGACAacactttttgttgttttgaaggGGCTGTGGCAAATATGAACAATGCAGGAAGAATACTAGAGTACTGCCAAAGAGACTTAACTGGACCATAGAGATTTCCAAGACGGTAATAACTAATTAGGAAATGAGCAGTTGAGACATTAATTATTCTATAATCTTCAAACTTAACCTCAGATGCTGAATGTGTGCTAACGTGTGTTAAAGAATTTGTATAGGGTATCAGAACCTGCTCGTTCACATGATAGTTGGGAAAACCATTCCAAATATTCAAGCCTTTAATTCTTCTACCCCAGTTGTTTCTTAAAGTCTTCTGCGAGAGGCTGGTTGGGGTCAGTGCGCTGGCTCCTTGCACTGACATCTTAGCCATACTAGACGTTCTAAATGTGTTCAGAGGGGTTCACAAAGtactcaaaagaaaatgagaaaaatgcttaaaaactGTTAcgagaaaggaaaggaaggaaaattcaTTACCACTAGGAAGGAAAATCACATTTAATACAATTAACAgtattacagtattttcttttcctccttaaaaTATGGGACCATGGAATTCTGTAAGTATTCTGCCAGCAGAAGAGCCACACAAGATAAGCCAAAAGGGATGCACTTTCGAAAAGTGTCTTTGGGCAGAGATTCTGGGTTTACAGAGCATGCAGCACAAGGGGGctttgctttcatgtttctCGACACTTCTGAATTACCGATGTAGGACCAGGCAACTAAACAAGCAGACtttaagaagagagaaagaagaggaagcatATGTTAGTGAGCATTTTCTTGTGTAGTTCATTCTGCATTTAATGTGTGCACTGACCTGCAGTAAAATTGTTTGATGTCTTTTGCAACTGGGGATTTCATGAAACAAATCAAAGCTTAGTTCATTGGACTGTTTGCCTCTAATTCAATGTCAGTACGTGAAACTGCATCTGTCTATCTGAACTACTGTGTAGATACCCATCACCATCATAATCTAGAGGGTCtcataaaaaaatgacatttaccTTCTTATCCTCTCCCCTCTCGTTGAAAAGAGACAAGTTTATGGCCATTACCCTTGTCAGAGCCCATCTGGGAGCAAGTCTGAATAAAGAGATGGATTCCATGCTCACTTCTGAAAGTCACATGGGCAATGCTTGTGCTTTTACTACCTTTACCAATTTACTTCCATTATCGTTTTTGTCCTCATAGACCTGACAGTTTCCTTATTCCTTGGCAAAGCCACTTTCATGGGAAAGTACAGTTGCAGTAAGGGAAACAATATCTTGGGTAGTgaagattttttcctaattagGCTTTCTAAATCAGGAAAAGACAGTGAGTGAGGTGCACGTTCAATGGAAATCCTGTGCAGAGACAAAGTGTTGGGAGATTCAGTGTTTTTCCTCGTCAAATTGaatcattttcaaaatatcagtAAATGAAGCTATAGTTAGAAACACAGGGCCAGATACCAGATGTACGCTGAGGAGCAGTTGTTTTGAGTTTTTGCAGGGTGCCCACAAGCCTTCAAGGGCAGTTTGTAATCTGACTGCAACCCATTTTAAGGTGGAGAAGGGAGCACCTGTACATGGATGAGGCTGTGATTCACCTGTTTTTCTAACGCTTTTGCCACCTGTCAGAGACTAAGCCCAGGCTTTTTAGGTTTTCATGGTTTTAGTTTTGTGAAATCTTGGTGGTACAAATCAAAACGGGACAGAGCAGCTCTACATTTGAATCCAGCCTGTCTTTGCGTTTTTGAAGTGTGCATGCCACAGGCTGCAATTTAAACTTCATAACTTTGATTGAGCATTCATCCTTTGTTAGACACTTGTTCAAATGCGTTCGTAAGCTATTTAGGGTCTGTGTCGTAATTATTGACTGAAAAAAGAGTGACAACATACTGAGGTGTGTCTTTGGTACAATAAACGGGTTAATCTGGCTAAATCTTTTGTTAACGTGGGAAGAGTTTAGGTGtgtaatgtaattttttatcaCTTTATTTAAACAGGTGTTCAATAAATTGTAAAGAATGTTCTGTACTAAGATTTAGTTTTAGcactttaaatgtattttcttacagtaaaaaaaaacaccatacATAATGTTAATGATTATCAATATATATGAACACATCTTTGACCACATGAGACTACATTTAAGTAGTTTATTACAATTATTGAGAGTGTAGTGACAGTAGTGGAAGTTGACTTAAGTGTCCTGTGTCTGCTCCACCTGAGCTAAAAGGTGAATCACAGGGACTAAATTCACTAGTTCATAGTGTATTTGTTGTCAGAATAGTAGACAATCGAGTACCTGcaaatgcagggaaaaaaaaattcccaaaggAGCTACAATTAAACATTAAATTCTTTGGATAACATCCACTGGATATTAATCAGATGTACAGAGGCTGGGATATGCCAGAGCACCtgctaaacaaataaatataaatggtGATAATCCTTCTAGTTCTGGGCgtttacaaaaacaaacaaatgcttTCAGGCAGCCTTTTTCCTGATGAGATGTTCATGTGCTCAACGTTTTTCTGCCTAAACCAAGGTTGTGCAAGAGGTCATACAAAAGTAACAGTGTAGTATTTATAAACACTTTCTGCAGGTTCGTTGTTCTTCTTGTGGGTGTTGATTTTGGCCTtaacccaaaaccccaaaaggagaattaaaaagatttaattttgaCAATGTTGAATCCATTGCTGACAGGGAATTCTACTCATGGCAAATGGCTAGTGTAAAACAATTGCTTAGCTACAGATGTTGATTCCACGCGCTCTGCGTTTTATTCAAAtttaaaagggatttttctctgttatgtGGAGAATTAGACGTATCATTCTATTTAAAGATTTCTAAAGGTAGCACTGAACTTCAGAGGCTAAAACTGACATTAAGTTGTGTCCTGCCTCGGTTTTGACACCGTGCAATCCATACAGGAAACACCAGAAAGATTTACAGTTCACAGATATTTTGCCCgttttttcatttccctccttcgttgggttttgtttggtttgactggttgtttttcttttcacaacaGCTGACTTTACCATCACGCTGGGATGGTAGGCTTTGGAGGCAGGAGCTGAACATGGGGTTATAGTGCCTGACCTTCTGGTTCTGGATCTATTCTGGGCCCTGGTGTAAGAACACAACAACACGAGGTGACCGAGGAGTGggcagaacaggctgcccgaGGCTGAGTGCTAGCACAAAGGGACTGAAAGCCTAGAAATAAAGAGATATACTTTCTTACAAAGCTTCCACAAAGACTATCATTGTGATTTTTTCAGTGGTAGTGTAAAGCCACCTGTCTGGTATCTTTTGTTCAGAAAATTACTCCATGCAATTTATTATTCACAGTGCTATGAACCCAAAGGTCACTGCTAACCAATTTGGGATATAGCtcaacagaaatttaaaaacaagcaaacaaacctgTAAGGGATTCCttataaatatctttattttttactagAGAATTGAATGTGATCATgaacaaaaatgcctttttctggAAGAGGTCAGTGATTTGATTTAAGGTTTTAATATGCAGAACCTGACCAGCTTCTAAAGCTTCCTACAAAAGAATTGCTACGAAGTCCACAGTTTGACTTGCCACgtgctttctttcctgcttctcttccaCACATGCCTCTCCTTACCCCTAGCTCCCACATCCACGAGTTACAGCCTTCCAAGAGGCAGGATACATTCAGGGCAGAGGAGAAATAATACAGCCTGAGCAGGGTTGACACAAATACCAGTGCAGAGGAGATCAGGACCCTGGCTCCTTTTCTGGCATTTCTTTCAATCAAGCTGTACCTTGAGGTCtggtgtctttttttaattaacaactAAATGTTTTATACAATGAAAACCCCACATGCCCGGAGCACGGCTTATGTGGAATTGACTTCGTTATATTCAAAACACGATGGCTAAACCCCTCCCCTAGCACCCTCCTCGaattaaaggtattttttctgATTCACCTCAAAGTGTCCCTGTTGTCCATAGTTCTGCACCACCATATGTCCAAAACGACCCACCTTGTGGCCTAACACCAGtagggcagggaaaggcagaggaagattACTTACAAGCAGGAACAAGGGTCATGAAATGTCgttgcatttctttatttcatttctgctggGGGCTTGGCCGGCTGCCTTGATCGCATGGGTCACCCACCGCCAGGGAGATTTTCTCAGTGAATGTTGACCACAGACCAACACGTTCATCAATCCGTCACACTTGCATGCCCAAGGGCTCTGCCCTGTGCCTGTGGCACAAATCCTACCCTGTTACACCAAGTATAAAGCCCCATTTGTTTAGACTGGAGGCTTCCTAGTGGTGGACTTACAGCTTCTCCAGGGATCAGTTCCTCATGCAGCATCCATGAAGAATGAGAATGCATCAAGGGGTCAGGCTTGTCTCATGTAATCCTGACAATCCCTGCCTGACAGATGGACaaagggcactgggagccctTTAGGTCACTCCTGGTGAAAGCAGTCAGTGGGCTGTTTTAATCTGTGCAAGGGGTTTGTCCACTTTTTTATGAAGCTCCTGTAACAGAAGTGGATGGATAAGCGTGAATTCAAAGTACACCTTTACAGTTTAAAGGAGATGCTTATAGTGCACCACTAGAACTACATAACTGTGCTTACAGCACAGCACTACAAACATACCATGCTGTATACCAAAcaccttttccttttgccagtTATGTGTCTGTGTGCCTGACGCTACTCTTGTGAGTCGCGCTGAGAAGCATCTTGGTCTGACAGTCAATTTTCAATGTTGCAAATTAACAGggattaaaattaaagaaaattttaaagacatttgtGATAAATTTCTATTACCTTTAGATCACAATTCAAAATTATTGGAGGATACTTTTAACTCAGAAACACTATGAGCATCAGTAATCAGTGGAAACTCTACAGCAGATTAACTGCAAAGTAAGTGGATAAAGATGTATTTGTAATTCTGAAAAGACTTGAAGTAGCAGCAAGAATAACACTGATGACAATCCAACACGGTGATTACTTTATTATTGCATCCTATGAGAAATGTACAGTTCTCATGTGTCACTTCATTTCTGAGGCATTAACATGATTATAAGCGTTACAGAGTTCTACACGCTATACATTTTGTGTTTAACGTCATAAAACATAGAGAGAGGAACTGCAGGTATCTGTACAAGCTGCCTTACGTTATCTGTTTACTCCCTGCTGTTTTCAGTGCATCTGGGCAggttttctctctcctggcCCCTGTGGAACCAGAGCTTTCACACAGCATTTGGGTCAAGGTGGCAGTGGTCTTCTCCCGGAATATGAATTGCTCTGGGGTTGTTCCAGGACTGAGCCTTCAGCATCCCAGAATTCAGCACCTCCCCTGCTAGAAAATGTCAGTGCCACGGACACAAAGGACCGCAAATGCTGCAGGACCACCTTTGCAATCTTCTAAAAGCCTCGTAACTATAGTCATGCTGGCAACAAGAACCATTCTCCTTCCTAGCGCAGTCTCTCCTTGCCCAAAGCACAACACTACACGCATGGCTGCAGATCCCCTAAGAAACTTGCACTGAGACGATGCTGTGGTGCTGTCACGGTCACTGTCACACAAGCCTGTTACAGTTGGATCACTGTTAATGCACACAGACCCACATGATAAAGCTGGAAATCCTGATTAATGAAAAGCTGGAAATCCTGattaatgaaaagcagaaaaactgatAACTTCAGACAGAAAGCTTCTGTCTTGAGTGGAGCACAGTGCCTCCATTCACTTACGTGCCACgggaaaagaaatttcaggtACTATTTCACACCTGCTGTCAGTGGTTCAGCTTTCAAACCAGTGGGTGTAAATGAAATGTATCCATTCATAAAAATTTAACGTTATTCACACTCCTTTTTACTTGTGAGAACACCACTGAATGTTAACAGCAGCATGTTTTAttctaaaattttcttcttgagcACATCAAGCAAAGTAAACTTTGCGTACACGCTCAGGTTTCTGTTATCTTCACTCTTGTAAAAGCAAACGCACATACCTGATACAAAACGCACTCTTTACATTAAATCAGTACAAACCGACGGCAATTTTAGGCACTATTTAATCATCACGCCGAGTGCAGATCCGCACTTACAGCTGCACACCTGATCGACGCCACTGCAATTGGTAAACACAGCGGATGTAAAATTGCGAAGCGGTGAAGGCGCACAGTGTTTCAGCCCCTCGGAATGGTCTCTCCGTTTCCACACCCGTTCTCCGCAGTCACTGCCCACGAAGTTACATTTTTCTGCTCGGCGGAAGTAAAACTTTGGGGCTGAAACCGGGCAGGTTTTCACATAATCTCTACGCTCATCACACTCATTAGCAAATTCCCGAGGGAGAACCGCCCCGAGCCCGGGGAGCGACGCCGCGGCCGCCGCGCTCCTCCCTCCTCCGCTCCAGCCCTCGGCGTCGCGTGGGAAGAGCAAATACCCGTTTTGAAGGAGAACAAGAGCAGCGCCGCGGGTGCCCCGGGGTCCTCCCGGGACGGGCGGCGCCGGAGCCTCAGCGCGGCACCCATCGGAACCGGTACCCGCCGCCGGTGCGCAGCGTGAAGGCGTTGCCCTGCGGGAAGGCGAGGGTGCGGATGCCGCCCGCCTGGCCCAGGGCGGCCCGCAGGCTGCCGCCTCCCTCCAGCCCCGCGGGGACGGGCTCCGCAAGGCCCGTGCGCAGCCCGCGGAAAGCGCCGTGCAGCCGCGGGGCTGCCCGAGGGCGCTTGGCAGAGGGGCTGTCCCCCCCCGAGCCGCCCCCCGAGCCGCCCCCCAGGCTCTGCAGGGCGGCGCGGCACCTCTCCGACACGTCCCGCAGCATGGCATCCACGCCCGCCGCCCGCTCCCGCCGCTCCGGCCGCCCGCGACCGCTCCAGGCCCCCGCCGGGACGGCGGCGGCAGCGGAagggtgaagaggaggaggaggaggaacgCCCGCCCCGTCGGTGCCCTGCGGGAGCATCAGCGTCTGCCGGGGGGAAAGAGCGTGACTGCCGCGGGCTGCGCCGCACCGCGCATCCCGCACCGCGCATCCCTGTACTGCGCATCCCGCACCGCGCATCCCGCACCACGCATCCCTGTACCGCGCATCCCGCACCGCACATCCCGCACCACGCATCCCTGTACCGCGCATCCCGCACCACCCTACTCCTGCACCACCCTGCCCGCATCGTGCATCCCTGTACCACGCATCCCACACGGTTCATCCCACACCACCCTGCTCCTGCACCACCCTGCCCTGCATCGTGCATCCCCGTACCACGCATCTCGCACCGCACATCCCACACCACGCATCCCACACCACGCTACTCCTGCACCACCCTGCCCCGCATCGTGCATCCCTGTACCACGCATCCCACACGGTTCATCCCACACCACCCTGCTCCTGCACCACCCTGCCCTGCATCGTGCATCCCCATACCACGCATCTCGCACCGCACATCCCACACCACGCATCCCACACCGCGCTGCTCCTGCACCACCCTGCCCCGCATCGTGCATCCCTGTACCACGCATCCTGCACGGTTCATCCCACACCGTGCTGCTCCTGCACCACCCTGCCCCGCATCATGCATCCCTGTACCACGCATCCCCGCATTGCGCATCCCGCACCACACATCTCcacatcctgcatccctgcaccaCCCTGCCCCGCACCACACATCCCCATGCCACCCTGCCCCACACTGCGCACCCCCACACCACGCGTCCCGGCACTGTGCACCCCTGCCTTGCCCTACCCCACGGATGCCTGCACTGCGCGCTACCCCACCCTGCCCCGAGCTGCACCGCGCtgtcccccactgccctgctcTGTCCCACACAGCTTTACCTCACACCAGCGCCCCCCATCTCACACCCCCTCACCTCACTCAACCACAcacatccctgccccacaacGACCCATCCTTGCACCATTCTGACCCACACGGtaccaccccatcccaccctgcaccccctcACCTCCCGATGGCCCTGTCCTTCCCCACACTGCTCAGCCTTACCCTGCACCCTGTCCCCCACCCTGTGCCCCTGGGACCACCTgggccatggggtggccaggaCAGGCGGGGTGGTAACACTCACTTCAAGGACAGCAGCCAGCTGCCTGGCCTGGCTCGCCAACTCCTTCAGCTGCACGTTGCTTTCCCGCAGTGTCACCAACTCTTCCTGCCTCTGCGCAAGGGTCTCCTGCAGCTGTGAAGGACACATGAGGACTGCCTGGGGACTGGGTGATGATGCACATCAGGGCTGTGCGGTTGTCTCGGCAGGATGCGAGGGGTTAGAAACTCAGCGCAGACCCTTAAGGAGGGTTCGGGGGCCCCTACCTGGCTGTTTGCCTCCAGAGCATCTCCCAGGGCTTTCTGGTGCTCATTGGCCAAGTCCCGCCAGCATGACCTGGGGGAAGgcaggcactgggggggcaTGTGCGCCAGcaggctgctctccagctgcgGGGTGCAGGGGCCAAAGGCCACCTCCTCCTCGCCAAGTGAGAAATCAAA belongs to Cuculus canorus isolate bCucCan1 chromosome Z, bCucCan1.pri, whole genome shotgun sequence and includes:
- the MCIDAS gene encoding multicilin yields the protein MPPALDCTDFDFSLGEEEVAFGPCTPQLESSLLAHMPPQCLPSPRSCWRDLANEHQKALGDALEANSQLQETLAQRQEELVTLRESNVQLKELASQARQLAAVLETLMLPQGTDGAGVPPPPPLHPSAAAAVPAGAWSGRGRPERRERAAGVDAMLRDVSERCRAALQSLGGGSGGGSGGDSPSAKRPRAAPRLHGAFRGLRTGLAEPVPAGLEGGGSLRAALGQAGGIRTLAFPQGNAFTLRTGGGYRFRWVPR